In a single window of the Candidatus Krumholzibacteriia bacterium genome:
- the flhB gene encoding flagellar biosynthesis protein FlhB — MAEQSHQEKTELATPRRRKEARKKGQVARSTELSSFAVILAGLLSLLALSPLFLEKLLGILTSSLSFEGRRQVSAEHYDSLVLLWTEHGIAGILPFWGILLFVAFGIAAVQVGLHVQWDQLAFKGERISPLRGFKRIFSIRSGFELIKSLLKFAVLLTLAWITLNGEKDSLMNLAALDLGPALLLLGSVALKLCFRLILLLLVLAVLDYSFQRWKHEKDIMMTRQELKDELKEYEGDPLVKGRLKALQRDISMQRMMEDVKKADLVLTNPTHFAVALLYEEGASAPKVVAKGQRKVAARIREIAREHGVAVVENKPLARALYAEAKVGESIPLKFYQAVAEVLAWVYRLSGREAVGSGA, encoded by the coding sequence ATGGCAGAACAGTCGCATCAGGAGAAAACAGAACTCGCCACCCCTCGCAGGCGCAAGGAGGCGAGAAAGAAGGGGCAGGTTGCCAGAAGCACGGAACTGAGCAGCTTCGCGGTGATTCTTGCCGGACTACTTTCTCTTTTGGCTCTTTCCCCTCTCTTTCTGGAGAAACTGCTCGGAATCCTCACTTCTTCCCTGTCCTTTGAGGGTCGCCGGCAGGTCAGTGCTGAGCATTATGACTCTCTGGTCCTTCTCTGGACGGAGCATGGGATTGCCGGAATCCTGCCCTTCTGGGGCATCCTGCTATTTGTAGCCTTCGGGATCGCTGCCGTGCAGGTCGGTCTGCACGTGCAGTGGGATCAACTGGCGTTCAAGGGAGAGAGGATCAGCCCTCTTCGTGGTTTCAAGAGAATCTTCAGCATTCGAAGCGGCTTCGAACTCATCAAGAGTCTTCTCAAGTTTGCAGTGCTGCTGACCCTGGCCTGGATCACGCTGAATGGTGAAAAGGACAGCCTGATGAACCTGGCCGCCCTTGATCTCGGCCCGGCCCTATTGCTTCTCGGCAGCGTAGCCTTGAAGCTCTGCTTCCGCCTGATCCTCCTACTTCTGGTGCTGGCAGTCCTGGATTACTCCTTCCAGCGCTGGAAGCATGAGAAAGACATCATGATGACTCGACAGGAGCTGAAGGACGAACTCAAGGAGTATGAGGGAGACCCTCTGGTGAAAGGTCGCCTCAAGGCTTTGCAGAGAGATATTTCCATGCAGAGGATGATGGAAGATGTAAAGAAGGCCGATCTGGTTCTCACCAACCCGACCCATTTCGCCGTGGCCCTCTTATATGAGGAAGGGGCGAGTGCTCCGAAAGTCGTGGCCAAGGGACAGAGGAAGGTGGCCGCCCGGATCAGGGAAATTGCCAGGGAGCATGGAGTCGCCGTGGTGGAGAACAAGCCACTGGCCCGTGCCCTGTATGCAGAAGCAAAAGTAGGGGAGTCGATTCCCCTGAAGTTCTATCAGGCGGTGGCCGAGGTATTGGCCTGGGTGTATCGCCTGTCTGGCCGTGAAGCCGTCGGGAGTGGTGCATGA
- the flhA gene encoding flagellar biosynthesis protein FlhA: MSEIAYAKGLDRILRGNASILVGVALIGILSIMVLLLPPGLLDVLLSFNITFALIILMVTFYVRDPLGINIFPTLLLFLTLFRLALNVASTRLILLDGYAGKVIASFGAFVVGGNPVVGIIIFSILVVIQFIVITKGSGRVAEVAARFTLDAMPGKQMAIDADLNAGLIDEREAKTRRERIGKEADFFGAMDGASKFVRGDAIAGIIITLINIIGGFVIGVAQQGMSFKEALNTYTLLTVGDGLVSQIPALVIAIGAGVVVTRGRNEQDLGSDFIRQLFSQPRALGIAGSALLFLGVVPGMPRLPFFMLGLGSILLAWRKHKELRAEEAREEQTEDTTESDRDPLEAPGFFQVDRLELEIGYGLIPLADSSREGNLLQRVTGIRRQLAREMGLFVSPIRIRDNMNLGPNEYSIHMKGIELERGEILPDHHLCIASPEERGDLQGIETREPAFQLPAIWIPEREREKALSLGLTLVDSASVLCTHLSEIVRRHADEIMSREDVKHLVDGVREVAPSLVDELIPSQVNLGFLQGILGNLLQERVPIRDLVTILETIGDHAGQSASTDFLSEKVREALGRGIVREYLDKNDTLNVMTLSPKVEDLFMEALKQYGETGGIFLSPEHADSFKTGIRQEAERMARQGLQPLILVSSPIRLVFRRFTETLLPGLPVLAFTEVPLGTEVKAMGMVNLHE; encoded by the coding sequence ATGAGCGAGATCGCCTACGCAAAGGGACTGGACCGGATCCTCCGGGGGAATGCGAGCATTCTGGTGGGGGTCGCCCTGATCGGGATCCTCTCGATCATGGTGCTGCTTCTGCCGCCCGGACTTCTGGACGTCCTCCTCTCCTTCAACATTACCTTTGCCCTGATCATCCTGATGGTGACCTTCTATGTAAGGGATCCCCTCGGGATCAATATCTTTCCGACACTGCTGCTGTTCCTGACTCTCTTCCGGCTTGCCCTGAATGTGGCGAGTACCCGTCTCATCTTGCTTGATGGATATGCAGGCAAGGTGATTGCCTCCTTCGGTGCCTTTGTTGTCGGCGGGAATCCGGTGGTGGGAATCATCATCTTCAGCATTCTGGTGGTCATCCAGTTCATTGTCATTACCAAGGGATCCGGGCGAGTTGCGGAAGTCGCTGCTCGCTTCACACTGGATGCCATGCCCGGAAAGCAGATGGCGATTGATGCCGATCTGAACGCGGGACTGATTGATGAACGGGAAGCGAAAACGCGCCGCGAGAGAATCGGCAAGGAAGCAGATTTCTTCGGAGCCATGGATGGTGCTTCCAAGTTCGTACGGGGCGACGCGATTGCGGGAATCATCATTACGCTGATTAACATCATCGGCGGCTTTGTTATCGGTGTGGCCCAGCAGGGCATGAGCTTCAAGGAAGCCCTGAATACCTACACCCTGCTGACCGTGGGTGACGGGCTGGTCAGTCAGATTCCCGCTCTGGTGATCGCAATCGGTGCAGGTGTCGTGGTGACCCGGGGGCGCAATGAGCAGGACCTGGGAAGCGACTTCATTCGTCAGCTCTTCAGTCAGCCGAGGGCACTGGGTATTGCTGGCTCCGCCCTTCTCTTTCTCGGAGTTGTGCCGGGGATGCCGAGGCTGCCATTCTTCATGCTGGGACTGGGGAGCATTCTCCTTGCCTGGCGCAAGCACAAGGAACTTCGCGCGGAGGAGGCTCGGGAGGAGCAAACAGAGGACACGACAGAAAGCGACCGCGATCCTCTGGAAGCCCCCGGCTTCTTCCAGGTGGACCGACTGGAACTGGAGATCGGTTACGGTTTGATACCTCTTGCCGACTCTTCCCGCGAAGGAAATCTCCTGCAGAGAGTTACGGGAATCCGCAGGCAGCTGGCCCGGGAAATGGGTCTTTTCGTCAGCCCGATTCGCATTCGGGACAACATGAACCTTGGCCCCAATGAGTATTCCATTCACATGAAGGGCATCGAACTGGAGAGGGGAGAGATTCTCCCGGATCATCATCTCTGCATTGCATCCCCTGAAGAGAGGGGCGACCTGCAGGGAATTGAGACCCGGGAGCCCGCCTTCCAGTTGCCTGCCATCTGGATCCCGGAGAGGGAGAGGGAAAAGGCCCTGTCCCTCGGGCTGACTCTGGTGGATTCCGCTTCCGTGTTGTGTACGCATCTCTCGGAAATCGTTCGCCGTCATGCCGATGAGATCATGAGTCGCGAAGATGTGAAGCATCTGGTCGATGGAGTCCGGGAAGTGGCTCCCTCCCTCGTGGATGAACTGATCCCTTCTCAGGTAAATCTCGGCTTTCTTCAGGGCATTCTCGGAAACCTGCTACAGGAGCGAGTTCCCATTCGGGACCTGGTCACGATACTGGAAACCATCGGCGATCATGCCGGGCAGAGTGCAAGTACAGACTTCCTGTCCGAGAAAGTTCGCGAAGCGCTGGGCCGGGGGATCGTCCGGGAATACCTGGACAAGAACGACACGCTGAACGTGATGACCCTGTCCCCGAAAGTGGAGGATCTCTTTATGGAGGCTCTCAAACAGTACGGGGAAACGGGGGGGATATTTCTCTCTCCGGAGCATGCGGACAGTTTCAAAACAGGGATTCGCCAGGAGGCGGAGCGCATGGCGAGACAGGGCCTGCAGCCGCTCATCCTGGTCTCCAGTCCGATTCGACTGGTTTTCCGGAGATTTACTGAAACCCTTCTTCCAGGCCTGCCGGTACTGGCCTTTACCGAAGTGCCCTTGGGAACGGAAGTCAAAGCAATGGGGATGGTGAACCTGCATGAATAG
- a CDS encoding FliA/WhiG family RNA polymerase sigma factor yields the protein MEYIKRIWSWYWASPNPGDREKLVLHYLGLVKYVASRLAAGLPESVDRDDLAGAGMVGLMKAIESFDPAKEVKFETYALPRIRGSMLDELRSLDWLPRSMRRKSRALQTATSQLEGRLGRSPSDREVARHMELDLHDFHSMVGTLAQGNLLSLDEEVRTREDGTYTTFRELLADPGSERADHQLEEQEIQTILVETLRGMPERERQILTLYYFEELTLAEIGEVLGVTESRICQIHGKAVQRLRTRVRERTRDRKPLPRTRKPGARLQGV from the coding sequence ATGGAGTATATAAAGAGGATATGGAGTTGGTACTGGGCTTCCCCGAATCCAGGGGATCGGGAGAAGCTCGTCCTCCATTACCTCGGGCTGGTCAAGTATGTGGCAAGTCGCCTTGCGGCCGGTCTGCCGGAGTCGGTGGATCGGGACGATCTGGCCGGAGCCGGTATGGTGGGCCTGATGAAGGCGATTGAGTCCTTTGACCCTGCCAAGGAAGTCAAGTTCGAGACATACGCCCTTCCGAGAATTCGCGGATCCATGCTCGACGAACTCCGCAGCCTTGACTGGCTACCCCGTTCCATGCGTCGCAAGAGCCGGGCTCTCCAGACGGCAACCAGCCAACTGGAGGGGCGTTTGGGGAGAAGTCCCAGTGACCGTGAAGTTGCCCGGCACATGGAGTTGGATCTCCATGACTTCCACAGCATGGTGGGGACTCTGGCTCAGGGTAATCTCCTCTCTCTGGACGAAGAGGTTCGCACCCGGGAAGACGGCACCTATACGACCTTCCGGGAGCTTCTTGCAGATCCCGGAAGCGAGAGAGCGGATCATCAACTGGAAGAACAGGAAATTCAGACAATCCTGGTGGAGACTCTTCGGGGAATGCCGGAGAGAGAGCGACAGATCCTGACCCTTTACTACTTCGAGGAACTGACCCTGGCAGAAATCGGGGAGGTTCTCGGAGTGACGGAAAGCCGGATTTGCCAGATTCACGGGAAGGCGGTTCAACGTCTTCGCACAAGAGTCCGGGAAAGAACCCGGGACCGGAAACCCCTTCCGAGAACGCGCAAACCGGGAGCGCGTCTTCAGGGAGTCTAG
- the fliP gene encoding flagellar type III secretion system pore protein FliP (The bacterial flagellar biogenesis protein FliP forms a type III secretion system (T3SS)-type pore required for flagellar assembly.), with protein MRRQILIIAALTGLVLATSVHAVSLPGIQIGIGEGESTGNLSTSLQVLIGLTILSLAPAILILMTGFTRIVVVMGFLRQAMGTQQMPPNQLIIGLSLFLTFAVMSPVFERVHQEAIAPYLAEEIEDREALKKGMEPLRHFMLAHAQDKDLELFLKMGNRDVPESRMETPLTVVIPAFVLSELKTAFQIGFVLYVPFLVIDMVVASILMSMGMMMLPPVMISLPFKILLFVLVDGWNLVVRSLLVSFQ; from the coding sequence ATGCGCCGCCAGATTCTTATCATTGCAGCCCTCACGGGTCTTGTCCTTGCGACTTCCGTTCATGCGGTTTCCCTTCCGGGAATCCAGATCGGAATCGGTGAGGGGGAGTCCACGGGGAATCTCAGCACCTCTTTGCAGGTGCTGATCGGTTTGACCATCCTGTCGCTGGCTCCGGCCATCCTCATCCTCATGACGGGCTTTACGCGGATCGTGGTCGTCATGGGATTCCTGAGGCAGGCCATGGGAACCCAGCAGATGCCGCCCAATCAGTTGATCATCGGTCTCTCTCTCTTTCTGACCTTCGCCGTCATGAGCCCGGTTTTCGAGCGGGTTCACCAGGAGGCCATTGCGCCTTACCTGGCTGAGGAGATCGAGGATCGCGAGGCTCTGAAGAAGGGCATGGAGCCGCTTCGTCACTTCATGCTGGCCCACGCACAGGACAAGGATCTCGAGCTCTTCCTGAAGATGGGAAACCGGGATGTCCCGGAGAGCCGGATGGAGACCCCTCTTACCGTCGTGATTCCCGCCTTCGTCCTGAGCGAACTGAAGACGGCTTTCCAGATCGGCTTCGTTCTCTACGTTCCCTTTCTCGTGATTGACATGGTGGTGGCTTCCATCCTCATGAGCATGGGAATGATGATGCTTCCACCCGTGATGATCTCCCTGCCCTTCAAGATATTGCTCTTTGTCCTTGTGGATGGCTGGAACCTCGTGGTTCGCAGCCTTCTCGTTTCCTTCCAGTGA
- the fliN gene encoding flagellar motor switch protein FliN — MNQKNETESSVSTATETQDEKLETYDKNLGEKPDASFSRSGESGGLDMLSNVKLEMTVELGRARMNIGEVMQLSQGSVIELDKMAGEPVDLRVNGVLLAQGEVIVMDDVFGVRITRLAQKPEHAMPGL; from the coding sequence ATGAATCAGAAGAATGAGACGGAGTCCAGCGTCAGCACGGCTACGGAAACTCAAGATGAAAAACTGGAAACCTATGACAAGAATCTGGGTGAAAAACCCGATGCCTCTTTCTCCCGTAGCGGCGAAAGTGGGGGACTGGACATGCTGAGCAATGTGAAGCTGGAAATGACAGTGGAACTCGGCCGGGCCCGGATGAACATCGGCGAAGTCATGCAATTGTCCCAGGGTTCCGTCATTGAACTGGACAAGATGGCCGGGGAACCCGTGGACCTTCGGGTCAACGGTGTCTTGCTCGCTCAGGGCGAAGTGATCGTTATGGATGATGTCTTCGGCGTTCGCATTACTCGTCTGGCACAGAAGCCCGAACACGCCATGCCCGGTCTTTGA
- a CDS encoding FliM/FliN family flagellar motor switch protein: protein MQTLDRNVKPDVGQSYDFRRPIQMSKGFERNMNMVADSFTKLVTLSLNNYLRMPVSVRSHGARQVLFEEFTSGISNPSCINILGLSPLKVPGILEIELSLVLTMVEKLLGGRFLGQDLSREFTAIENRIVRKIILRILESLEDAMLRLLKVEASLSAIEHNPDFTYIMNSNDPCLLLQFDIELGDYQGHMNFCVSLSSLDAELGGDGSAGFRDVRSSEERARDEDRIRGVLQGTPTELAIEVGRIPLPFEEILKLEVGQVFNLRKLKDEALLARSGDCPLFLGSMGRNQKKVAFKISHLLQKEAKGENGEQG from the coding sequence CTATGACTTCCGCCGTCCGATCCAGATGTCCAAGGGCTTCGAAAGAAACATGAACATGGTCGCCGATTCCTTCACGAAACTGGTGACACTTTCCCTGAACAATTACCTGAGAATGCCAGTCTCCGTCAGGAGTCACGGCGCACGGCAGGTTCTCTTCGAGGAATTTACCTCCGGGATCAGTAACCCCTCCTGCATCAACATCCTTGGACTATCGCCTCTGAAAGTGCCGGGGATTCTGGAGATCGAACTGAGCCTGGTTCTCACCATGGTGGAGAAACTTCTCGGGGGCCGATTTCTCGGACAGGATCTGAGCCGCGAGTTCACCGCCATTGAAAACCGCATTGTTCGCAAAATCATCCTGAGGATTCTCGAAAGTCTTGAGGACGCCATGCTTCGGCTCTTGAAGGTGGAGGCCAGCCTCTCTGCGATCGAGCACAATCCTGACTTCACCTACATCATGAACTCAAACGATCCCTGCCTGCTTCTCCAGTTCGACATCGAGCTGGGAGATTATCAGGGGCACATGAACTTCTGCGTTTCCCTCTCCAGTCTCGATGCCGAACTGGGGGGCGATGGCAGCGCCGGATTCCGGGATGTGAGAAGCAGTGAGGAGAGAGCCCGCGATGAGGACAGAATTCGCGGCGTCCTCCAGGGTACGCCCACGGAACTGGCGATTGAGGTCGGAAGGATTCCCCTTCCTTTCGAAGAGATTCTAAAACTGGAAGTGGGGCAGGTCTTCAACCTGAGAAAGCTCAAGGATGAGGCTCTTCTGGCCCGTTCAGGAGATTGCCCGCTATTCCTCGGGAGTATGGGACGAAACCAGAAGAAGGTGGCTTTCAAAATCAGCCACCTCCTACAGAAAGAAGCCAAGGGCGAGAATGGAGAACAGGGATGA
- the fliQ gene encoding flagellar biosynthesis protein FliQ: MTEQFIIDLGREALLVTLKVAGPMLAAALLIGLVVSIFQAVTQINEMTMTFVPKIIGILLTGVLVLPWVLGVMVAFSRRLFGLIGTM; encoded by the coding sequence ATGACAGAACAGTTCATCATCGATCTCGGCCGTGAGGCCCTCCTGGTGACCCTGAAGGTGGCCGGCCCGATGCTGGCGGCCGCCCTGCTGATCGGTCTTGTGGTCAGCATCTTTCAGGCGGTGACGCAGATCAACGAGATGACGATGACCTTCGTCCCCAAGATTATCGGAATCCTGCTGACCGGAGTACTGGTCCTGCCCTGGGTTCTCGGCGTGATGGTGGCCTTTTCCCGCAGGCTCTTCGGCCTGATCGGAACGATGTGA
- the fliR gene encoding flagellar biosynthetic protein FliR: MVWPVITEEALLRFLLVLSRTAAFFSVFPVFGGGGVPVRIKAATGAVIAILIYGAIPPLHHVPSSGLEMGLLVARETLYGLMLGGLVHFVFMGAQFAGQAVGVQMGLSLAGVFDPNTRETVGVSGRFYYLLAVLLFLGLDLHHPFLAGLGESFRLLPIGDSRVAVAGLQHWAELSSSVFLIAVRMSLPVIGTLLLVDVSLGFMARLIPQMNIFLVGFPLKIGVGILALALGMTAAGKFLKASLETLLRDFHSLMSWMT; this comes from the coding sequence ATGGTCTGGCCTGTGATCACAGAAGAAGCCCTCCTGAGGTTCCTCCTGGTTCTCTCAAGAACGGCGGCCTTTTTCTCCGTTTTCCCTGTGTTCGGGGGAGGCGGGGTTCCGGTTCGCATCAAGGCCGCAACGGGCGCTGTGATTGCCATCCTGATCTATGGAGCCATTCCACCCCTCCATCATGTTCCCTCCTCCGGACTTGAAATGGGACTTCTGGTGGCAAGAGAGACGCTCTATGGCCTGATGCTCGGAGGACTTGTTCACTTTGTATTCATGGGGGCACAGTTTGCAGGGCAGGCCGTGGGCGTTCAAATGGGACTTTCCCTCGCCGGCGTCTTCGATCCCAATACCCGGGAAACCGTGGGGGTGAGCGGACGCTTCTATTACCTGCTCGCTGTTCTCCTCTTCCTCGGGCTGGATCTTCATCACCCATTCCTCGCCGGCCTGGGAGAATCCTTCCGTCTTCTCCCCATCGGCGATTCCCGGGTGGCGGTTGCCGGGCTTCAGCACTGGGCAGAACTGTCTTCGAGCGTATTTCTGATTGCCGTGAGGATGAGTCTCCCGGTGATCGGCACTCTCCTTCTGGTGGACGTATCCCTCGGCTTCATGGCGAGGCTGATTCCCCAGATGAACATCTTTCTGGTCGGTTTTCCCCTGAAGATCGGGGTCGGCATTCTGGCTCTGGCTCTCGGGATGACCGCTGCAGGCAAGTTCTTGAAAGCAAGTCTGGAGACTCTACTCCGTGACTTTCACTCTCTCATGAGTTGGATGACGTGA
- a CDS encoding flagellar biosynthetic protein FliO, with translation MKSLIQNGKYWSLAIASLAVLALLSLLPSSSESFSLLSLLRLGLAMLAILSLIRATLPHLQSAKKGGRDSRNRLRLMETISLGGKTRISLIRVDRKDYLLGISSDSVRLLADLDSPQRKIEALEEEKLEKSSAELQTLLRQASPF, from the coding sequence ATGAAGAGCCTGATTCAAAACGGGAAGTACTGGAGCCTGGCCATTGCCAGCCTGGCAGTTCTTGCGCTTCTCAGCCTCCTTCCTTCCAGTTCGGAATCCTTTTCCCTGCTGTCCCTGCTTCGACTGGGTCTTGCCATGCTGGCCATCCTGTCCCTGATTCGCGCAACGCTGCCTCATCTCCAGTCCGCGAAAAAGGGAGGTCGGGATTCGCGAAATCGCCTTCGCCTGATGGAGACCATTTCGCTGGGCGGGAAGACCCGGATCAGTCTGATTCGCGTAGATCGAAAAGACTATCTGCTGGGGATCTCCTCCGACAGCGTCCGCCTTCTTGCTGACCTGGATTCCCCGCAGAGGAAGATCGAAGCCCTGGAGGAGGAAAAGCTGGAAAAGAGCAGTGCAGAACTGCAGACCCTGCTGCGGCAGGCGAGTCCCTTCTAG
- a CDS encoding sigma-54 dependent transcriptional regulator, which yields MSDIGLIVSRDEDLTRQFDQWGRLEDTDLLQVGDLEEAYSRMAEWEPLFLLLDCRQIGEGHLKLLRKLRRKFPTLDIILLESPRSDKVRESEKRAGADLFLDLPISERDLKLLLGRRLRLQKFRRVSGMLGKSEALEQIIEMILHISRTDISVLITGESGTGKELVAQTLHSFGKRQKKSFLALNCGALPEGTLESELFGHEKGAFTGATSMHAGHFERADGGTLFLDEIGEISPSVQIRLLRVLETGEFQRMGGVRPLKSDVRLLAATNRNLELEVREGRFRRDLLHRIKVFEIRLPSLRERREDIPLLVEHFIRETHEKEGTEIREVDPQLMEVLSEAPWPGNIRELRNVVQRMCVLAEGKRLSLRDLPDAFLRSEESSPANLPIPLGLKPEEAERELLYRSLLSLKEDVQDVLGILRSFQEQMMGDPDLPPPSLREIGRDLSRNEESMSLEDMEKEMIRRALQENNGHRRKAAEVLGISERTLYRKIREYGLLS from the coding sequence ATGTCAGATATAGGGTTGATCGTTAGCCGCGATGAAGACCTTACCCGACAATTCGACCAGTGGGGGCGCCTTGAGGACACGGACCTTCTACAGGTCGGGGATCTCGAAGAGGCCTATTCTCGCATGGCGGAATGGGAGCCCCTTTTCCTTCTGCTCGATTGCCGCCAGATCGGCGAGGGCCACCTGAAGCTTCTCCGGAAGTTGCGACGCAAGTTTCCCACTTTGGACATCATTCTTCTGGAAAGCCCCCGCTCCGACAAGGTTCGGGAGTCCGAGAAAAGGGCCGGCGCGGATCTCTTCCTCGACCTTCCCATTTCAGAGAGAGACCTGAAACTGCTTCTTGGCAGGAGACTCCGACTGCAGAAGTTTCGCCGGGTCTCCGGAATGCTGGGCAAGAGTGAGGCTCTTGAACAGATTATCGAAATGATCCTCCACATTTCCCGAACCGACATTTCGGTACTGATCACCGGAGAGAGCGGGACGGGCAAGGAACTGGTAGCCCAGACCCTGCACAGCTTTGGCAAGCGTCAGAAGAAGTCCTTTCTGGCCCTCAATTGCGGGGCACTTCCGGAGGGAACTCTGGAGAGCGAGCTCTTTGGACATGAGAAGGGAGCCTTCACGGGCGCGACTTCCATGCATGCCGGCCACTTTGAAAGGGCTGACGGAGGGACTCTTTTTCTGGATGAGATCGGGGAGATTTCCCCTTCGGTTCAAATCCGTCTGCTGCGGGTTCTCGAAACGGGCGAGTTCCAGCGGATGGGAGGAGTTCGCCCCCTGAAGTCGGATGTTCGGCTCCTCGCCGCGACCAACCGGAACCTCGAACTGGAGGTGAGGGAAGGGCGTTTCCGCAGGGATCTTCTGCACAGGATCAAGGTCTTTGAAATCCGTCTTCCTTCCCTTCGGGAGCGACGGGAGGACATTCCTCTTCTGGTGGAGCACTTCATTCGGGAGACTCACGAAAAGGAAGGAACCGAGATCCGGGAAGTGGATCCGCAGTTGATGGAAGTTCTTTCCGAGGCACCCTGGCCCGGGAATATCCGCGAACTGAGAAATGTGGTGCAGAGAATGTGCGTTCTGGCCGAAGGCAAGCGCCTTTCCCTGCGGGATCTTCCGGACGCTTTTCTTCGAAGTGAAGAGTCGAGTCCTGCCAATCTACCCATTCCCCTGGGTCTCAAACCGGAGGAGGCGGAAAGGGAGTTGCTTTACCGTTCCCTTCTCTCCCTGAAGGAAGATGTGCAGGATGTTCTGGGGATCCTCCGCAGTTTTCAGGAACAGATGATGGGGGATCCCGACCTTCCGCCTCCTTCACTGCGTGAGATCGGGCGAGACCTCAGCAGAAATGAGGAGAGCATGAGTCTGGAAGACATGGAGAAGGAGATGATCCGTCGCGCACTTCAGGAGAACAACGGGCATCGTCGCAAGGCGGCGGAAGTTCTGGGGATCAGTGAAAGGACTCTCTATCGCAAGATTCGGGAGTACGGCTTGCTCTCATGA